The Pan paniscus chromosome 12, NHGRI_mPanPan1-v2.0_pri, whole genome shotgun sequence genome window below encodes:
- the LOC100980035 gene encoding kelch-like protein 5 yields the protein MEPCTSDEFFQALNHAEQTFKKMENYLRHKQLCDVILVAGDRRIPAHRLVLSSVSDYFAAMFTNDVREARQEEIKMEGVEPNSLWSLIQYAYTGRLELKEDNIECLLSTACLLQLSQVVEACCKFLMKQLHPSNCLGIRSFADAQGCTDLHKVAHNYTMEHFMEVIRNQEFVLLPASEIAKLLASDDMNIPNEETILNALLTWVRHDLEQRRKDLSKLLAYIRLPLLAPQFLADMENNALFRDDIECQKLIMEAMKYHLLPERRPMLQSPRTKPRKSTVGTLFAVGGMDSTKGATSIEKYDLRTNMWTPVANMNGRRLQFGVAVLDDKLYVVGGRDGLKTLNTVECYNPKTKTWSVMPPMSTHRHGLGVAVLEGPMYAVGGHDGWSYLNTVERWDPQARQWNFVATMSTPRSTVGVAVLSGKLYAVGGRDGSSCLKSVECFDPHTTK from the coding sequence ATGGAGCCATGTACATCAGATGAATTTTTCCAAGCCCTTAATCATGCcgagcaaacatttaaaaaaatggaaaactatttGAGACATAAACAGTTGTGCGATGTAATTTTAGTCGCTGGTGATCGCAGAATTCCAGCTCACAGATTGGTGCTCTCCTCTGTCTCAGACTATTTTGCTGCCATGTTTACTAATGATGTCAGAGAGGCaagacaagaagaaataaaaatggaaggtgTAGAACCAAATTCATTGTGGTCCTTGATCCAGTATGCTTATACAGGCCGCCTTGAATTAAAAGAAGATAATATTGAGTGCCTGTTATCTACAGCTTGCCTTCTTCAGCTTTCACAGGTTGTAGAAGCATGCTGTAAGTTTTTAATGAAACAGCTTCATCCATCCAACTGTCTTGGAATTCGTTCTTTTGCTGATGCCCAAGGTTGTACAGATTTGCATAAAGTGGCTCACAATTATACTATGGAGCATTTCATGGAAGTAATCAGAAACCAGGAATTTGTATTATTACCAGCCAGTGAAATTGCAAAGCTCTTGGCTAGTGATGACATGAACATTCCTAATGAGGAGACAATATTGAATGCACTTCTTACTTGGGTCCGTCATGATTTGGAACAGAGACGGAAAGATCTAAGTAAACTTTTGGCTTATATTAGGCTACCTCTTCTTGCACCACAGTTCCTGGCAGACATGGAAAATAATGCACTTTTTCGGGATGATATAGAATGTCAGAAACTCATTATGGAAGCAATGAAGTACCATTTATTACCAGAGAGACGACCCATGTTACAAAGTCCTCGGACAAAACCTAGGAAGTCAACTGTTGGTACATTATTTGCAGTTGGGGGAATGGATTCAACAAAAGGAGCAACAAGCATTGAAAAGTATGATCTCCGTACAAATATGTGGACTCCAGTAGCAAATATGAATGGGAGGAGGCTACAGTTCGGTGTTGCAGTGCTAGATGACAAACTGTATGTGGTTGGAGGAAGAGATGGACTGAAGACTTTGAATACTGTAGAGTGCTacaaccccaaaacaaaaacttggaGTGTGATGCCACCTATGTCCACACATAGACATGGCCTTGGTGTGGCTGTACTGGAAGGTCCCATGTATGCCGTAGGAGGACATGATGGCTGGAGCTATCTGAACACAGTGGAAAGATGGGACCCTCAGGCTCGCCAGTGGAATTTTGTTGCCACTATGTCTACCCCTAGGAGTACAGTAGGTGTGGCAGTACTAAGTGGAAAACTTTATGCAGTTGGTGGTCGTGATGGAAGTTCTTGTCTCAAATCAGTAGAATGTTTTGATCCTCATACTACTAAGTAG